A window from Schistosoma haematobium chromosome Unknown HiC_scaffold_313, whole genome shotgun sequence encodes these proteins:
- a CDS encoding uncharacterized protein (EggNog:ENOG41KOG2556~COG:M,V): MSESHNTNDNTNYYLPHNLVDRELDRICCEKVQVKKSDKSDFILFIRSGYNGSQTTLASADTCQLDLDTNRPIAGSITILSAMKYIDYNPGELKRVIIHELGHTFGFDYRLFPYLRHDDGSPRTKRNQHTGEPELSTNANEGLKADRNTIKYVSRTWHTVSGENTYKRVALTLPSVVVSISLTLHIFH; encoded by the exons ATGAGTGAAAGTCATAACACGAATGATAACACTAATTACTACTTGCCTCATAATTTGGTAGATCGTGAGCTGGATCGCAT ATGTTGTGAAAAAGTCCAAGTCAAAAAGTCAGACAAAAGTGACTTTATTCTGTTTATTCGTTCGGGTTATAATGGATCTCAAACAACGTTAGCTTCAGCTGAcacttgtcagctggatttaGACACGAATAG ACCAATCGCCGGTTCAATTACAATTTTATCAGCTATGAAATATATTGATTACAACCCAGGCGAATTGAAACGAGTTATTATTCATGAATTAGGACATACATTC GGCTTCGATTATCGGTTGTTTCCTTACCTACGTCATGATGATGGTAGTCCTAGAACAAAGCGTAACCAACATACTGGTGAACCGGAATTGTCAACAAATGCCAACGAAGGATTAAAAGCTGATCG AAATACTATAAAATACGTGTCCAGGACATGGCATACAGTCTCCGGTGAGAACACGTACAAGAGAGTCGCATTAACATTACCAAGTGTAGTCGTAAGTATATCATTGACTTTACACATATTTCACTGA